Proteins encoded within one genomic window of Trichoderma asperellum chromosome 2, complete sequence:
- a CDS encoding uncharacterized protein (EggNog:ENOG41): protein MERHKQAVTKIAAAVRGYFERGESYRIFHGSTNSTRPRPGPGHRAVDISALGNVLSVDRGARTALVEPNVPMDRLVEATLRHGLVPPVVMEFPGITAGGGYAGTAGESSSFRHGFFDETINYVEMVLGNGEVVQASPNERSDLFRGAAGAVGTLGVTTLMELNLIEARKFVQTTYHRTNSVAEAAARVRAETQDPKNDYVDGILFSKDHGVVITGRLTDDKPDDRKAQTFSHAQDPWYYLHVQDKTRHTSAETPLDAVTDYIPLAEYLFRYDRAGFWVGAQGFTYFKYVPFTSFWRWFLDDFMHTRMLYRALHASGESARFVVQDLAIPYDKAAEFVDYTTDEFGIWPLWLCPLKETPNPTFHPTCETETVAAKDGSAATTVVPKPMLNIGVWGWGPENHDEFITKNRALEDKLVQLGGRKWLYAHTYYSEDEFWQVYDKPWYQALREKYSATTLPSVYDKVKIDIEASRKERQLWKKSLKSKWPLSSAFPRQMSLSLCFVVPLEKSIPAKIA, encoded by the exons ATGGAGCGCCACAAGCAGGCCGTGACCAAgattgccgccgccgtccgGGGCTACTTTGAGCGCGGCGAGTCGTATCGCATCTTCCACGGCTCGACGAACAGCACACGGCCTCGTCCCGGCCCGGGCCACCGCGCCGTCGACATCAGCGCCCTCGGCAACGTCCTGTCGGTCGATCGCGGTGCGCGGACGGCGCTCGTCGAGCCCAATGTGCCCATGGACCGCCTGGTCGAGGCGACGCTGCGCCACGGCCTGGTGCCGCCCGTCGTGATGGAGTTCCCCGGCATCAcggctggcggcggctacGCAGGCACAGCCGGCGAGAGCAGCTCGTTCCGCCACGGCTTCTTCGACGAGACGATCAACTACGTCGAGATGGTGCTGGGCAACGGCGAGGTTGTGCAGGCGTCGCCCAACGAGCGCTCGGATCTGTTCCGCGGCGCGGCGGGAGCTGTCGGGACTCTGGGCGTCACGACGCTCATGGAGCTGAACCTCATTGAGGCGCGCAAGTTTGTCCAGACCACCTACCACCGCACAAACAGCGTGGCCGAAGCTGCGGCCCGCGTCCGAGCCGAGACGCAGGACCCCAAGAACGACTACGTCGAcggcatcctcttctccaaggaCCACGGCGTTGTCATCACCGGCCGCTTGACGGACGACAAGCCCGATGATCGCAAGGCCCAGACCTTCAGCCACGCCCAGGATCCTTGGTACTACCTGCACGTCCAGGACAAGACCCGTCACACCTCGGCCGAAACGCCTCTCGACGCCGTCACCGACTACATCCCGCTCGCCGAGTACCTGTTCCGCTACGACCGCGCGGGCTTCTGGGTCGGCGCCCAGGGCTTCACCTACTTCAAGTACGTGCCCTTCACCAGCTTCTGGCGCTGGTTCCTCGACGACTTCATGCACACCCGCATGCTCTACCGCGCCCTGCACGCCAGCGGCGAGTCCGCCCGCTTCGTCGTCCAGGACCTCGCCATCCCCTACGACAAGGCGGCCGAGTTCGTCGACTACACCACCGACGAGTTCGGCATCTGGCCCCTCTGGCTGTGCCCCCTGAAGGAGACGCCCAACCCGACCTTCCACCCTACGTGCGAGACGGAGACGGTGGCCGCAAAGGACGGCAGCGCAGCAACCACCGTCGTCCCCAAGCCGATGCTAAACATTGGCGTCTGGGGCTGGGGCCCCGAGAACCACGACGAGTTCATCACCAAGAACCGCGCGCTCGAGGACAAGCTCGTCCAGCTCGGCGGCCGCAAGTGGCTCTACGCCCACACGTACTACTCGGAGGACGAGTTCTGGCAGGTCTACGACAAGCCGTGGTACCAGGCATTGAGGGAGAAGTACAGCGCCACGACGCTGCCCTCGGTCTACGACAAGGTCAAGATTGACATTGAGGCCAGCAGGAAGGAGCGGCAGCTGTGGAAGAAGTCGCTCAAGAGCAAGTGGCCT TTGTCATCTGCATTTCCTCGACAGATGAGTCTATCGCTGTGCTTCGTCGTGCCACTAGAGAAGAGTATTCCCGCAAAAATCGCCTAA
- the ERG13 gene encoding 3-hydroxy-3-methylglutaryl coenzyme A synthase encodes MAARPQNIGIKAIEIYFPSQYVEQTELEKFDGVSAGKYTIGLGQTKMAFCDDREDIYSMALTVTSRLIKNYNIDVNEIGRLEVGTETILDKSKSVKTVLMQLFGDNTNIEGVDTINACYGGTNAFLNSVNWIESSGWDGRDAIVVAGDIALYAKGAARPTGGAGAVAILVGPNAPLVVEPGLRGTFMQHAYDFYKPDLTSEYPVVDGHFSLTCYTKALDAAYRDYCKKEAKLANGTTNGVDSSKTPLDRFDYLAFHAPTCKLVQKSYARLLYHDFLTNADAAAFAEVAPELRDMDYEKSLTDKALEKTFMTLTKKRFQERVNPAIQVATLCGNMYCASVWGGLASLLSFNDSKALENKRIGLFSYGSGLAATFLSLRVVGNVENIHKTLDIPARLEARRAVPPRPTMRCATSESRPISRRTTPPRVMPLPSLLAPTTWRRLTTCSSANTRSRSKLPLTFDLLLLLPPPPLFIEHKENLFFSV; translated from the exons ATGGCCGCCCGACCTCAGAACATtggcatcaaggccattgAGATTTACTTCCCCAGCCAG TATGTTGAGCAGACCGAGCTCGAGAAGTTCGATGGTGTTTCCGCTGGCAAGTACACCATTGGTCTAGGCCAGACCAAGATGGCCTTCTGTGACGACCGTGAGG ATATCTACTCCATGGCTCTCACCGTCACCTCAAGACTCATCAAGAACTACAACATCGACGTCAACGAGATCGGCCGTCTCGAGGTTGGCACCGAGACCATCCTCGACAAGTCCAAGTCTGTCAAGACTGTCCTGATGCAGCTATTCGGTGACAACACCAACATTGAGGGTGTCGACACCATCAACGCCTGCTACGGCGGCACCAACGCCTTCCTCAACAGTGTCAACTGGATCGAGTCCTCAGGCTGGGACGGCCGCGACGCCATTGTGGTCGCTGGTGACATTGCCCTCTATGCCAAGGGTGCTGCCCGACCAACcggtggcgctggcgctgtggCCATCCTTGTTGGCCCTAACGCCCCTCTTGTTGTTGAGCCCGGTCTGCGTGGCACCTTCATGCAGCACGCCTACGACTTCTACAAGCCTGACCTGACCAGCGAGTACCCCGTTGTCGATGGCCACTTCTCCCTCACTTGCTACACCAAGGCTCTCGATGCTGCCTACCGGGACTACTGCAAGAAGGAGGCCAAGCTTGCCAACGGCACCACCAACGGTGTCGACTCCAGCAAGACCCCTCTCGACCGCTTCGACTACCTTGCCTTCCATGCCCCTACATGCAAGCTGGTCCAGAAGTCATACGCCAGACTGCTGTACCACGACTTCCTGACCAACGCTGATGCCGCTGCCTTCGCCGAGGTCGCCCCTGAGCTGCGTGACATGGATTATGAGAAGTCTCTGACCGATAAGGCTCTTGAGAAGACCTTCATGACCCTCACCAAGAAGCGCTTCCAGGAGCGTGTCAACCCCGCCATCCAGGTCGCCACCCTCTGCGGTAACATGTACTGCGCCAGTGTCTGGGGTGGTCTGGCCAGTCTGCTGTCCTTCAACGACAGCAAGGCTCTCGAGAACAAGCGAATTGGTCTCTTCAGCTACGGCTCCGGCCTCGCCGCTACCTTCCTGTCTCTCCGCGTCGTTGGCAACGTAGAGAACATCCACAAGACCCTGGATATCCCCGCTCGTCTGGAGGCCCGCAGAGCTGTCCCCCCGAGACCTACGATGAGATGTGCAACCTCCGAAAGCAGGCCCATCTCCAGAAGGACTACACCCCCAAGGGTGATGCCTCTACCATCGCTCCTGGCACCTACTACCTGGAGAAGATTGACGACATGTTCAAGCGCGAATACAAGGTCCAGGTCTAAATTGCCTTTGACTTTTgatcttcttctacttcttccaccaccaccccTTTTCATTGAACATAAagaaaacttatttttttctgtttga
- a CDS encoding uncharacterized protein (TransMembrane:2 (i21-42o48-74i)), with protein sequence MDPFINMSAQLPGGIVPNPQFALLNYFFPGFSMFSSALHTYLGIDLNFYIPLIVAIFGLNFVWGYISTSAWAWIDEYLMSSFRVRTDDEIYNMLMLWISRQKFSQNSRRFLVNTDLYSRSSYVWGGNSDDDSDDEGEEDMTVDFIGPKQNLHYTPSFGSHLFWYKSRPLFFERHQNQQQINFQSASEREELSISCFGRNPRLLKELLAEARQMYLKKDERKTLIYRSSSGSAYGGEPYWQRSLSRPNRPFSTVILNEKLKQDLIADTADYLNPATRRWYANRGIPYRRGYLLHGPPGTGKSSLSLALAGYFRMKIYIVSLSSINATEEGLTSLFGSLPTRCLVLLEDIDTAGLTHTREEPEAAPTPVPGTNPSAPPQPPSTNSNSGSTGRLSLSGLLNILDGVASQEGRLLIMTTNHIEKLDKALIRPGRVDMIVPFSLADKTMSESIFRAIYAPFESEFSSNELAIKSKDGTSTPKRAEPTEEAKERWARQHAEISERIDGLSTQFSAKIPEHEFSPAEIQGLLLRHKRSPEEAIDAAEAWVIQTRKDKKEKEIQEAEKRRKEREEEEKNKLKAEEEKKKSEEDDKAKTETSDNKESTETKSADDTPKQSPSAGEEAAKETAKDGEVKPEAVETPEAAGTVKEDKKNTASDSEYERV encoded by the coding sequence ATGGATCCCTTCATCAACATGTCGGCGCAGCTCCCGGGCGGGATTGTACCCAACCCTCAGTTCGCCCTCCTCAACTACTTCTTCCCTGGCTTCTCCATGTTCTCCTCAGCCTTACACACCTACCTCGGCATTGACCTCAACTTCTACATCCCTCTGATAGTCGCCATTTTCGGCTTGAACTTCGTATGGGGCTATATCAGCACCTCTGCGTGGGCGTGGATCGACGAGTATCTCATGTCGTCCTTCAGGGTGCGCACTGATGACGAGATCTACAACATGCTCATGCTTTGGATCTCGCGCCAGAAGTTTTCGCAAAACTCACGCCGCTTCCTGGTCAACACCGACCTCTACTCTCGCAGCAGCTACGTCTGGGGAGGAAACTCGGATGATgacagcgacgacgagggTGAAGAAGACATGACTGTCGATTTCATCGGACCAAAGCAGAATCTTCATTATACCCCATCCTTTGGCTCTCATCTGTTCTGGTACAAGAGCCGCCCTCTGTTTTTTGAGCGCCACCAGAACCAGCAGCAGATCAACTTCCAAAGCGCCAGCGAGCGAGAGGAGCTCTCCATCTCATGCTTTGGTCGAAACCCTCGCCTCTTAAAGGAGCTCCTCGCCGAGGCTCGCCAGATGTACCTCAAAAAGGACGAACGCAAGACTCTCATCTACAGAAGCTCCAGCGGCTCTGCTTATGGCGGAGAGCCATACTGGCAGCGCAGCTTGTCTCGTCCCAATCGTCCCTTCTCTACCGTTATCCTGAAtgagaagctgaagcaggACCTGATTGCCGATACCGCCGACTACCTCAACCCTGCTACTCGTCGATGGTATGCTAACCGTGGTATTCCTTATCGACGTGGTTACCTCCTCCATGGGCCCCCAGGCACCGGGAAGAGTTCGCTCAGCTTGGCCCTGGCAGGATACTTCCGCATGAAGATTTACATTGTCAGCCTCAGCTCCATCAATGCCACCGAGGAGGGCCTCACTTCTCTCTTCGGCAGCCTCCCCACTCGTTGTCTTGTCCTTCTCGAAGATATCGACACTGCTGGCTTGACTCATACGCGAGAAGAGCCAGAGGCTGCGCCTACCCCCGTTCCCGGCACGAACCCTTCGGCACCACCCCAACCTCCTTCTACTAATTCAAACTCGGGATCGACTGGTCGCCTTTCACTCTCTGGTCTCCTCAATATCCTTGATGGAGTTGCCTCGCAAGAGGGACGTCTGCTTATCATGACAACCAACCACATCGAGAAGCTGGACAAGGCACTGATCCGACCCGGCCGTGTGGATATGATTGttcccttctctcttgccGACAAGACCATGTCCGAGTCCATCTTCCGCGCCATCTATGCCCCCTTTGAGAGCGAGTTCTCTTCAAACGAGCTTGCTATCAAGTCCAAGGACGGTACTAGTACTCCTAAGCGTGCTGAGCCCACTGAGGAGGCAAAGGAGAGATGGGCTCGACAGCACGCTGAGATCTCTGAGCGCATTGATGGCCTATCTACGCAGTTTTCAGCCAAGATTCCCGAGCACGAGTTCAGCCCCGCCGAGATTCAGGGACTGCTTCTTAGGCACAAGCGTTCTCCTGAGGAAGCCATTGACGCTGCTGAGGCTTGGGTGATTCAGACTCGCAAGgataagaaggaaaaggagattcaggaggctgagaagcgaCGCAAGGagcgagaggaagaggagaagaataagctcaaggctgaagaggagaagaagaagagcgaagaGGACGACAAGGCAAAGACCGAGACATCGGATAACAAGGAGAGCACTGAAACGAAGAGTGCCGATGATACTCCCAAACAGTCTCCGTccgctggagaagaggctgcaaAGGAGACTGCAAAGGATGGTGAAGTGAAGCCCGAGGCTGTAGAGACACCAGAGGCAGCAGGAACTGTTAAAGAGGATAAGAAGAACACGGCCTCTGACTCTGAGTATGAACGTGTATGA